The following are from one region of the Stigmatella ashevillena genome:
- a CDS encoding SDR family oxidoreductase, producing the protein MKTLVIGGTGTVGSLVVQGLLARNEPVHVLTRSAEKAKELPKGTQAVVGDLTKPEDLEKIFHGVERVFMLNPVSMTEAHEGLSAVNQAQAAKVKRFVYMTVHNVTAAPHMPHFGSKIPIELALKASGIPYTILQPNNFYQNDYAFKDAILQYGVYPQPIGDIGISRVDARDIADAAVITLTQNGHEGQTYPLVGPDVLTGARVAEIYSKHLGRPIAYGGNDLEAWQKQTLNFLPAWMVYDFKLMYRAYQEKGLIATADELSRLQKLLGHPLRTFDAFAAEMAKAWVR; encoded by the coding sequence ATGAAGACACTGGTGATTGGTGGCACTGGAACCGTGGGCTCCCTCGTCGTCCAAGGGCTCCTCGCACGCAACGAGCCGGTCCATGTGCTCACGCGCTCGGCCGAGAAGGCCAAGGAGCTTCCCAAGGGGACCCAGGCCGTGGTGGGAGACCTCACCAAGCCAGAGGACCTGGAGAAGATCTTCCACGGCGTGGAGCGCGTGTTCATGCTGAACCCCGTCAGCATGACCGAGGCCCACGAGGGCCTGTCGGCGGTGAACCAGGCGCAGGCGGCGAAGGTCAAGCGCTTCGTCTACATGACGGTACACAACGTTACCGCCGCCCCCCACATGCCACACTTCGGCAGCAAGATTCCCATCGAACTCGCGCTCAAGGCCTCGGGAATCCCCTACACCATCCTACAGCCAAACAACTTCTACCAGAATGACTATGCCTTCAAGGACGCCATCCTCCAGTACGGCGTCTACCCGCAGCCGATCGGCGACATCGGCATCTCGCGCGTCGACGCGCGTGACATCGCCGATGCGGCGGTCATCACCCTGACCCAGAATGGCCATGAGGGGCAGACCTACCCCCTCGTTGGACCGGATGTGCTCACCGGCGCACGCGTCGCCGAAATCTACAGCAAGCACCTGGGCCGTCCGATTGCCTACGGCGGCAACGACCTGGAGGCATGGCAGAAGCAGACGCTCAACTTCCTCCCGGCCTGGATGGTCTACGACTTCAAGCTGATGTACCGCGCGTACCAGGAGAAGGGGCTCATCGCCACCGCCGACGAGCTGAGCCGCCTGCAAAAGCTCCTCGGCCATCCGCTTCGCACCTTTGACGCGTTCGCCGCCGAGATGGCCAAGGCCTGGGTTCGCTAA
- a CDS encoding DUF6081 family protein, which translates to MMKTLQASLRVCSLVVLLPACASLPARAPYSREWGGFEGEFQVNTPEAKWVYSGAGSYVGDDGRVTPSREGGLRVVASGVNPSTGEPAFARTTGQEGSTGGPHGGTDHIKWLIYMNNKASSGQLGFDAIPGQELACETWISGRTYGTGLHPFGSAVTHHTDDLRLASFAQNTVDSETAMVFDFFFTNEQVYAFYERLPFARTPENHYASFSFMIPVAKRTPDSSHHVKIAYDRAAGIVRWVLDDHEVFRVNRVGRHIDRKYMALDHGGVEQDVDMRQLNCGMGMFTLLDFYLPSGAGLVRLSDASNNYFVPSSTEPVPLTFVDEKSKDSSRLFGQGAELRVTRYVVSSSPVKADP; encoded by the coding sequence ATGATGAAGACATTGCAGGCATCTCTTCGGGTCTGCTCCCTGGTGGTGCTCCTTCCCGCGTGCGCCTCCCTTCCGGCGCGTGCGCCGTACAGCCGGGAGTGGGGTGGCTTCGAGGGGGAGTTCCAGGTGAACACTCCCGAGGCGAAGTGGGTGTACTCGGGGGCGGGCTCCTACGTGGGCGACGACGGTCGTGTCACCCCCTCGCGGGAGGGGGGGCTGCGCGTCGTCGCGAGCGGGGTGAACCCCTCCACCGGCGAGCCAGCCTTCGCCCGGACGACGGGCCAGGAGGGCTCGACGGGAGGGCCTCATGGTGGAACCGACCACATCAAGTGGCTGATCTACATGAACAACAAGGCGTCCAGTGGCCAGCTTGGCTTCGACGCCATCCCTGGCCAAGAGCTGGCGTGCGAGACGTGGATCTCCGGGAGGACCTATGGCACCGGGCTCCACCCCTTTGGCTCGGCCGTCACTCACCACACGGATGACCTGCGGCTCGCGTCGTTCGCGCAGAACACCGTCGATTCGGAGACGGCGATGGTGTTCGACTTCTTCTTTACGAACGAGCAGGTCTACGCGTTCTACGAGCGTCTGCCCTTCGCGCGCACGCCCGAGAACCACTACGCGTCCTTCTCGTTCATGATTCCGGTGGCCAAGCGGACGCCGGATTCCTCTCACCACGTGAAGATTGCGTATGACCGGGCTGCCGGCATCGTGCGCTGGGTGCTCGACGACCACGAAGTCTTCCGTGTCAACCGGGTGGGCCGTCACATCGACCGGAAGTACATGGCCCTCGACCATGGCGGAGTCGAGCAGGATGTGGACATGCGGCAGCTCAACTGCGGCATGGGCATGTTCACCCTCCTGGATTTCTACCTGCCTTCGGGCGCGGGGCTCGTGCGGCTGTCGGATGCTTCCAACAATTACTTCGTGCCGAGCAGCACCGAGCCGGTGCCGCTGACGTTCGTTGATGAGAAGAGCAAGGATTCGAGCCGTCTCTTCGGCCAGGGGGCGGAGCTCCGAGTGACGCGCTACGTCGTCTCGAGTTCTCCGGTCAAGGCCGACCCGTAG
- a CDS encoding flavin-dependent oxidoreductase, translated as MDVLIVGGGIGGLTTALSLHAAGISARVIEAVKEIKPLGVGINLLPHATRELFALELDEQLAAVGVPTKELIYFDRFGNRIVGEPRGIAAGYQWPQYSIHRGELQMLLLKAVHQRLGVGAVRMGLAFERFEQRGNRVVAEFRDVVTGRLVTETADVLIGADGIHSKVRAQLHPGEGRPVWNGVHMWRGVTEAPPFLTGRSMIIVGNNDHAKFVAYPISLSAEKQGRALVNWVAEVKKGGDLGEVSDWNRPGRIEDVLPYYADWHFECLDVAATIQQSSKILWYPMVDRNPLPWWSTGRVTLMGDAAHPMYPIGSNGGTQAIIDARVLAWHLARNEDPATALADYESVRRERTSALVLANRQTGPERFLRIVAERAPNGFSRIEDVMTQDELDTVARGYKRIAGFEVEALNQQPAWDVVQPPERHATATGRP; from the coding sequence ATGGACGTCCTGATCGTCGGAGGCGGCATCGGTGGGTTGACCACCGCCCTGAGCCTTCATGCTGCTGGAATCAGTGCGCGTGTCATTGAAGCAGTGAAAGAGATCAAGCCGTTGGGCGTGGGCATCAACCTGCTTCCCCACGCCACGCGCGAGCTGTTCGCCCTGGAGCTGGACGAGCAGCTCGCGGCGGTCGGCGTCCCCACGAAGGAACTCATCTACTTCGACCGCTTTGGCAACCGCATCGTGGGGGAGCCGAGGGGAATCGCCGCCGGCTACCAGTGGCCCCAGTACTCCATCCACCGGGGAGAGTTGCAGATGCTGCTCCTCAAGGCCGTCCATCAGCGGCTCGGCGTTGGCGCCGTGCGGATGGGCCTGGCCTTCGAGCGCTTCGAACAGCGCGGCAACCGGGTGGTGGCGGAGTTCCGGGACGTGGTCACCGGCCGACTCGTCACGGAGACGGCGGATGTCCTGATCGGCGCCGACGGAATCCATTCCAAGGTGCGCGCTCAACTCCACCCCGGTGAGGGGCGGCCCGTCTGGAATGGCGTCCACATGTGGCGCGGCGTCACCGAGGCGCCCCCCTTCTTGACCGGGCGTTCGATGATCATCGTCGGCAACAATGATCACGCGAAATTCGTGGCCTACCCCATCTCCCTGTCCGCGGAAAAGCAGGGACGGGCGCTGGTGAACTGGGTGGCGGAAGTGAAGAAGGGGGGCGACCTCGGAGAGGTCTCGGACTGGAACCGCCCCGGAAGGATCGAAGACGTCCTCCCGTACTACGCCGACTGGCATTTCGAGTGTCTGGACGTCGCGGCCACCATCCAGCAGAGCTCCAAGATCTTGTGGTACCCGATGGTGGACCGCAATCCGCTGCCCTGGTGGAGCACCGGCCGGGTCACCCTGATGGGAGATGCCGCGCACCCGATGTATCCCATTGGCTCGAACGGAGGCACGCAGGCCATCATCGATGCCCGCGTGCTGGCCTGGCACCTGGCGCGCAACGAGGACCCGGCGACGGCGCTGGCTGACTACGAGTCCGTGCGCCGGGAGCGCACCAGCGCGCTCGTCCTGGCCAATCGCCAGACCGGCCCGGAGCGCTTCCTGCGCATCGTGGCGGAAAGGGCTCCGAACGGATTCAGCCGGATCGAAGACGTCATGACCCAGGACGAGCTCGACACCGTTGCCCGGGGTTACAAGCGGATCGCGGGCTTCGAGGTCGAAGCCCTCAACCAGCAGCCCGCCTGGGACGTGGTCCAGCCCCCAGAACGGCACGCCACCGCTACGGGTCGGCCTTGA
- a CDS encoding class I fructose-bisphosphate aldolase — MMDGVAKRLRWSRFLHKQSSRGIIVPIDHGLTLGPIPGIDDVSRIEGWIRHPGITGVIAHKGMVERLGCRGLLQGMGVMLHLNGMPSSAQAPDRKERLTSLEAAVRLGVDAVSLQINFDGTNDGHNLTLLGAVVDEAQRFGMPVLTMLYDKVPSAEDDKRITRLRHLMRVCVELGTDALKLAAPTRREEVPVLLEGFQDHTAIFFAGGAVCSDEMLLALAKDTAAFGASGLCVGRNVFQRESVGDILTRLQKVLLEDLESAPPSIGPFFHLPETARPQPPSLWSEVRFG; from the coding sequence ATGATGGATGGTGTTGCAAAGAGGCTTCGTTGGTCACGCTTTCTGCACAAGCAGTCCAGCCGGGGAATCATCGTTCCCATCGATCATGGTCTCACCCTGGGGCCCATCCCAGGCATCGACGATGTGTCGCGCATCGAGGGCTGGATTCGGCACCCGGGTATCACCGGCGTCATCGCCCACAAGGGAATGGTGGAGCGGCTGGGGTGCCGGGGACTTCTCCAGGGCATGGGCGTCATGCTCCACCTCAATGGCATGCCGTCGAGCGCGCAGGCACCGGACCGCAAGGAGCGGTTGACCTCCCTGGAGGCGGCGGTGCGCCTGGGGGTGGACGCGGTCTCGCTGCAGATCAACTTCGACGGGACGAACGACGGCCACAACCTGACGCTTCTCGGGGCGGTGGTGGACGAGGCCCAGCGCTTCGGCATGCCCGTGCTGACCATGCTCTACGACAAGGTTCCGAGCGCCGAGGACGACAAGCGCATCACGCGGCTGCGGCATCTGATGCGTGTCTGCGTCGAGCTGGGCACGGATGCCCTGAAGCTGGCCGCCCCCACCCGGCGCGAGGAGGTCCCCGTCCTTCTGGAGGGGTTCCAGGATCACACCGCGATCTTCTTCGCGGGGGGAGCCGTCTGCTCGGATGAGATGCTGCTCGCCCTCGCGAAGGACACTGCGGCATTCGGGGCTTCCGGTCTGTGCGTCGGGCGCAATGTCTTCCAGCGTGAGTCCGTGGGCGACATCCTCACGCGGTTGCAGAAGGTTCTGCTGGAGGACCTGGAGAGTGCGCCTCCCTCCATCGGTCCTTTCTTTCACCTGCCGGAGACGGCTCGGCCGCAGCCGCCGTCCCTCTGGTCGGAGGTTCGTTTCGGATGA
- a CDS encoding DUF3817 domain-containing protein, translated as MLMTPLGRFRAVALAEGLSFIVLLFIAMPLKYFAGMPLAVKYTGLVHGLLFVVYLLVLLEAGITYRWPLFRWVGAFGASLVPFGVFVLDARLRREAPSSQGS; from the coding sequence ATGCTGATGACCCCTCTTGGACGTTTCCGTGCCGTGGCCCTGGCCGAGGGCCTCTCCTTTATCGTGCTTCTCTTCATCGCGATGCCCCTGAAGTACTTCGCGGGAATGCCCCTGGCCGTGAAGTACACGGGGTTGGTGCACGGCTTGCTCTTCGTGGTGTACCTCCTGGTGCTCCTGGAGGCGGGCATCACCTACCGGTGGCCGCTGTTCCGATGGGTGGGGGCCTTTGGCGCGTCGCTGGTCCCCTTTGGGGTCTTCGTGCTCGATGCGCGTCTGCGCCGCGAGGCGCCTTCCTCGCAAGGCTCCTGA